The following proteins are encoded in a genomic region of Chaetodon auriga isolate fChaAug3 chromosome 8, fChaAug3.hap1, whole genome shotgun sequence:
- the mtx1a gene encoding metaxin-1a — translation MAAPDELFCWEGDWGLPSVSTDCLVVLAYAQFAGAPLKLRKISNPWRSPSGSLPALRTNQKETLSRPSDIIIHLRKQKFNADYDLSAKEGADSLAFISLMEEKLKPALVYAFWIEPKNYVDVTRRWYAEHMPFPLNFFLPGRMQRNQLEKLRLLRGSESLEAGEELEKELYSDAAECMNLLSQRLGSHKFFFGDSPSSLDAYVFGHLAPILKSKLPNGKLQHHLKSLDNLSNFCTNILQLYFPKDGRDSSSQKASSQHEGGDFDHVPNKRRKQFLSALVALGAMLSYALLTGMVSIQHVQREALEAPPDPRTIGSHEEDEGDG, via the exons GCCTACGCTCAGTTTGCAGGAGCTCCTCTCAAACTCAGAAAGATCTCCAACCCCTGGAGGAGTCCCAGCG GATCGCTTCCTGCTCTGAGGACCAATCAGAAAGAGACTCTGTCCAGGCCCTCCGACATCATCATCCACCTCAGAAAACAG AAGTTCAACGCCGACTACGATCTGTCGGCCAAGGAGGGAGCCGACAGCCTGGCCTTCATCTCTCTGATGGAGGAGAAACTCAAACCTGCTCTG GTCTACGCCTTCTGGATTGAGCCGAAGAACTACGTGGACGTGACTCGCCGCTGGTACGCCGAGCACATGCCGTTCCCTCTGAACTTCTTCCTGCCCGGGCGGATGCAACGCAACCAGCTGGAGAAACTGCGACTGCTGCGAGGGAGCGAGAGCCTGGAGGCcggagaggagctggagaaggag ctgtACTCGGATGCTGCAGAGTGTATGAACCTGCTGTCTCAGCGCCTCGGCTCACACAAGTTCTTCTTCGGCGACTC GCCTTCGTCTCTGGACGCCTACGTGTTTGGACATTTAGCGCCCATCCTCAAGTCCAAACTGCCCAACGGGAAACTGCAGCATCATCTGAAATCTCTGGACAACCTGTCCAACTTCTGCACCAACATCCTGCAGCTGTACTTCCCCAAAGACGGCAGAG acagCTCCAGTCAAAAGGCGTCCTCTCAGCACGAAGGCGGAGACTTTGATCACGTCCCCAACAAGCGGAGGAAGCAGTTCCTGTCGGCTCTGGTGGCTCTGGGCGCCATGCTGAGCTACGCCCTCTTGACCGGCATGGTGTCCATTCAGCACGTCCAGCGGGAGGCGCTGGAGGCGCCGCCAGACCCGCGGACCATCGGCTCCcacgaggaggacgagggagaCGGCTGA
- the thbs3a gene encoding thrombospondin-3a isoform X1: MGWTVVVPVLLAVVCSRLTSGVPDGPDVQVVDVLSLQDSKQTVAAVEKLSGGLSALSDVYVVSTLRLPAKLGGVLLGLYSKQDNRKYLEVAVMGKINKVLVRYVRADGKIHTVNLQNANLADGRTHSIILRVGGLHRDNMNMELYVNCRLADSSQGLPPLVPLPREAEMVEIRHGQKAYARLQGAVESLRLALGGSVAKAGALTDCPFQGDSSAYNSVSGDVNSILGDHTKALIGQLIIFNQILGELRQDIREQVKEMALIRNTILECQVCGFHEPRSRCSPNPCYKGVSCMESLQYPGYTCGPCPPGTTGNGTHCHDIDECELQPCFSPEACVNTVGGFSCQPCPPGLWGAPLAGTGLDYAKTHRQDCGDIDECLDLPEACVSNSVCINTVGSYKCGGCKPGFLGNQTSGCFPRKSCAALTFNPCDTNAHCTMERNGEVACRCNVGWAGNGNTCGVDTDIDGYPDRSLPCMDNDKHCKQDNCVFTPNSGQEDADNDGIGDQCDEDADGDGIKNVEDNCRLVPNKDQQNSDSDSFGDACDNCPNVPNTDQKDTDSNGQGDACDQDIDGDGIPNVLDNCPKVPNPMQTDRDRDGVGDACDSCPELSNPMQTDIDNDLVGDVCDTNQDTDGDGLQDSRDNCPDIPNSSQLDSDNDGLGDDCDHDDDNDGVLDDYDNCRLIVNPNQKDSDVNGVGDVCENDFDNDAVMDLIDVCPESAEVTLTDFRAYQTVVLDPEGDAQIDPNWVVLNQGMEIVQTMNSDPGLAVGYTAFNGVDFEGTFHVNTVTDDDYAGFIFGYQDSSSFYVVMWKQTEQTYWQSIPFRAMAQPALQLKAVKSRTGPGEFLRNALWHTGDTPGEVKLLWKDPRNVGWMDKTSYRWQLSHRPQVGYIRVKLFEGTDMVADSGVVIDTTMRGGRLGVFCFSQENIIWSNLRYRCNDTVPEDFQAHRKQVLMHIQV, encoded by the exons ATGGGTTGGACTGTGGTGGTCCCGGTTCTGCTGGCAGTCGTCTGTTCCCGCCTCACCTCGGGAGTACCGGACGGACCGGACGTTCAAG tggtCGACGTATTGAGTCTTCAGGACTCGAAGCAGACTGTCGCGGCGGTGGAGAAGCTGTCTGGCGGTCTGAGCGCGCTCAGTGATGTCTACGTGGTGTCCACGCTGAGGCTGCCGGCCAAGCTGGGCGGAGTCCTGCTGGGTCTCTACAGCAAACAGGACAACAGGAAGTACTTGGAGGTCGCCGTCATGGGGAAGATCAACAAAG tcctGGTTCGTTATGTCAGAGCTGACGGGAAGATCCACACCGTTAACCTGCAGAATGCCAACCTGGCTGACGGCCGCACTCACTCCATCATCTTGAGAGTCGGCGGTCTTCACCGCGACAACATGAACATGGAGCTTTACGTCAACTGCCGACTGGCCGACTCCAGCCAGGGCCTGCCGCCATTGGTCCCTCTGCCGAGAGAGGCGGAGATGGTGGAGATCAGACACGGACAGAAGGCCTACGCCCGTCTGCAG GGTGCGGTGGAGTCCCTCAGGCTGGCTCTAGGGGGCAGCGTTGCTAAAGCTGGAGCTCTGACCGACTGTCCATTCCAAGGGGACTCGTCAGCCTACAACTCAG TGAGCGGGGACGTCAACTCCATCCTGG GTGATCACACCaaggctctgattggtcagctcatCATCTTCAACCAAATCCTGGGAGAGCTGCGACAAGACATCAGAgaacag GTGAAGGAGATGGCTCTGATCAGGAACACCATCCTGGAGTGTCAGGTTTGTG GTTTCCATGAGCCCCGCTCTCGCTGCTCTCCTAACCCCTGCTACAAGGGCGTGTCCTGCATGGAGAGTCTGCAGTATCCTGGATACACCTGTGGACCCTGTCCACCTGGAACCACCGGCAACGGGACGCACTGTCACGACATCGATGAG tgtgagctgCAGCCTTGTTTCTCTCCTGAAGCCTGTGTGAACACTGTGGGGGGGTTCAGCTGTCAGCCCTGTCCTCCTGGCCTGTGGGGGGCGCCGCTGGCTGGAACCGGACTGGACTACGCCAAGAcgcacagacag gaCTGTGGAGACATTGATGAGTGCTTGGACCTTCCAGAGGCCTGTGTGTCAAACTCTGTGTGCATTAACACTGTG GGTTCCTATAAGTGTGGAGGCTGTAAACCCGGTTTCCTCGGTAACCAGACATCAGGTTGCTTCCCCAGGAAGTCGTGCGCCGCGTTGACCTTTAACCCCTGTGACACCAACGCCCACTGCACCATGGAGAGGAACGGAGAGGTCGCCTGCAGG tgtaatGTGGGTTGGGCTGGGAACGGTAACACGTGCGGCGTGGACACAGACATCGACGGCTATCCTGACCGCTCTCTGCCCTGCATGGACAACGACAAGCACTGCAAACAG GACAACTGTGTGTTCACACCAAACTCTGGTCAGGAGGACGCCGACAACGACGGGATCGGGGATCAGTGTGACGAGGACGCAGACGGAGACGGCATCAAAAacgtggag GATAACTGTCGCTTGGTCCCAAACAAAGACCAGCAGAATTCAGACAGCGACTCATTCGGAGACGCCTGTGATAACTGTCCCAACGTCCCCAACACAGACCAAAAAGACACGGACAGCAACGGGCAGGGAGACGCCTGCGACCAGGACATCGACGGGGACG gtatTCCCAATGTTCTGGATAACTGTCCGAAGGTACCAAACCcgatgcagacagacagagacagagacggagtgGGAGACGCCTGTGACAGCTGTCCTGAACTCAGCAACCCCATGCag ACGGACATCGACAACGACCTGGTGGGAGACGTTTGTGACACCAACCAGGACAC CGACGGAGACGGTCTCCAGGACAGCAGAGACAACTGTCCAGACATCCCTAACAGCTCCCAGCTGGACTCTGACAACGACGGCCTCGGAGACGACTGCGACCACGACGACGACAACGACGGCGTCCTCGACGACTACGACAACTGTCGACTCATCGTCAACCCCAACCAGAAAGACTCTGACG tgaACGGTGTTGGAGACGTCTGTGAGAACGACTTCGATAACGATGCGGTGATGGATTTGATTGACGTGTGTCCAGAGAGCGCTGAGGTCACTCTGACAGACTTCAGAGCCTATCAGACGGTCGTCCTGGACCCAGAGGGCGACGCCCAGATAGACCCCAACTGGGTGGTCCTTAACCAG GGTATGGAGATAGTCCAGACGATGAACAGCGATCCTGGTCTAGCTGTGG GCTACACGGCGTTTAACGGCGTCGACTTCGAGGGGACGTTTCACGTCAACACGGTGACTGACGACGACTACGCCGGCTTCATCTTCGGGTACCAGGACTCGTCCAGCTTCTACGTGGTGATGTGGAAGCAGACGGAGCAGACGTACTGGCAGTCCATCCCCTTCAGAGCCATGGCCCAGCCGGCCCTGCAGCTCAAG GCCGTGAAGTCTCGGACCGGACCGGGAGAGTTTCTGAGGAACGCTCTGTGGCACACCGGAGACACACCTGGAGAGGTGAAGCTGCTCTGGAAGGATCCGCGAAACGTCGGCTGGATGGACAAAACCTCGTACCGCTGGCAGCTCAGCCACCGGCCGCAGGTGGGCTACATCAG ggtgAAGCTGTTTGAGGGGACAGACATGGTGGCAGACTCTGGTGTTGTCATCGACACCACCATGAGAGGAGGCAGGCTCGGCGTCTTCTGTTTCTCCCAGGAAAACATCATCTGGTCCAACCTGCGCTACAGATGTAACG ACACGGTGCCTGAAGACTTCCAGGCTCATCGTAAACAAGTTCTGATGCATATCCAGgtctga
- the thbs3a gene encoding thrombospondin-3a isoform X2 yields the protein MGKINKVLVRYVRADGKIHTVNLQNANLADGRTHSIILRVGGLHRDNMNMELYVNCRLADSSQGLPPLVPLPREAEMVEIRHGQKAYARLQGAVESLRLALGGSVAKAGALTDCPFQGDSSAYNSVSGDVNSILGDHTKALIGQLIIFNQILGELRQDIREQVKEMALIRNTILECQVCGFHEPRSRCSPNPCYKGVSCMESLQYPGYTCGPCPPGTTGNGTHCHDIDECELQPCFSPEACVNTVGGFSCQPCPPGLWGAPLAGTGLDYAKTHRQDCGDIDECLDLPEACVSNSVCINTVGSYKCGGCKPGFLGNQTSGCFPRKSCAALTFNPCDTNAHCTMERNGEVACRCNVGWAGNGNTCGVDTDIDGYPDRSLPCMDNDKHCKQDNCVFTPNSGQEDADNDGIGDQCDEDADGDGIKNVEDNCRLVPNKDQQNSDSDSFGDACDNCPNVPNTDQKDTDSNGQGDACDQDIDGDGIPNVLDNCPKVPNPMQTDRDRDGVGDACDSCPELSNPMQTDIDNDLVGDVCDTNQDTDGDGLQDSRDNCPDIPNSSQLDSDNDGLGDDCDHDDDNDGVLDDYDNCRLIVNPNQKDSDVNGVGDVCENDFDNDAVMDLIDVCPESAEVTLTDFRAYQTVVLDPEGDAQIDPNWVVLNQGMEIVQTMNSDPGLAVGYTAFNGVDFEGTFHVNTVTDDDYAGFIFGYQDSSSFYVVMWKQTEQTYWQSIPFRAMAQPALQLKAVKSRTGPGEFLRNALWHTGDTPGEVKLLWKDPRNVGWMDKTSYRWQLSHRPQVGYIRVKLFEGTDMVADSGVVIDTTMRGGRLGVFCFSQENIIWSNLRYRCNDTVPEDFQAHRKQVLMHIQV from the exons ATGGGGAAGATCAACAAAG tcctGGTTCGTTATGTCAGAGCTGACGGGAAGATCCACACCGTTAACCTGCAGAATGCCAACCTGGCTGACGGCCGCACTCACTCCATCATCTTGAGAGTCGGCGGTCTTCACCGCGACAACATGAACATGGAGCTTTACGTCAACTGCCGACTGGCCGACTCCAGCCAGGGCCTGCCGCCATTGGTCCCTCTGCCGAGAGAGGCGGAGATGGTGGAGATCAGACACGGACAGAAGGCCTACGCCCGTCTGCAG GGTGCGGTGGAGTCCCTCAGGCTGGCTCTAGGGGGCAGCGTTGCTAAAGCTGGAGCTCTGACCGACTGTCCATTCCAAGGGGACTCGTCAGCCTACAACTCAG TGAGCGGGGACGTCAACTCCATCCTGG GTGATCACACCaaggctctgattggtcagctcatCATCTTCAACCAAATCCTGGGAGAGCTGCGACAAGACATCAGAgaacag GTGAAGGAGATGGCTCTGATCAGGAACACCATCCTGGAGTGTCAGGTTTGTG GTTTCCATGAGCCCCGCTCTCGCTGCTCTCCTAACCCCTGCTACAAGGGCGTGTCCTGCATGGAGAGTCTGCAGTATCCTGGATACACCTGTGGACCCTGTCCACCTGGAACCACCGGCAACGGGACGCACTGTCACGACATCGATGAG tgtgagctgCAGCCTTGTTTCTCTCCTGAAGCCTGTGTGAACACTGTGGGGGGGTTCAGCTGTCAGCCCTGTCCTCCTGGCCTGTGGGGGGCGCCGCTGGCTGGAACCGGACTGGACTACGCCAAGAcgcacagacag gaCTGTGGAGACATTGATGAGTGCTTGGACCTTCCAGAGGCCTGTGTGTCAAACTCTGTGTGCATTAACACTGTG GGTTCCTATAAGTGTGGAGGCTGTAAACCCGGTTTCCTCGGTAACCAGACATCAGGTTGCTTCCCCAGGAAGTCGTGCGCCGCGTTGACCTTTAACCCCTGTGACACCAACGCCCACTGCACCATGGAGAGGAACGGAGAGGTCGCCTGCAGG tgtaatGTGGGTTGGGCTGGGAACGGTAACACGTGCGGCGTGGACACAGACATCGACGGCTATCCTGACCGCTCTCTGCCCTGCATGGACAACGACAAGCACTGCAAACAG GACAACTGTGTGTTCACACCAAACTCTGGTCAGGAGGACGCCGACAACGACGGGATCGGGGATCAGTGTGACGAGGACGCAGACGGAGACGGCATCAAAAacgtggag GATAACTGTCGCTTGGTCCCAAACAAAGACCAGCAGAATTCAGACAGCGACTCATTCGGAGACGCCTGTGATAACTGTCCCAACGTCCCCAACACAGACCAAAAAGACACGGACAGCAACGGGCAGGGAGACGCCTGCGACCAGGACATCGACGGGGACG gtatTCCCAATGTTCTGGATAACTGTCCGAAGGTACCAAACCcgatgcagacagacagagacagagacggagtgGGAGACGCCTGTGACAGCTGTCCTGAACTCAGCAACCCCATGCag ACGGACATCGACAACGACCTGGTGGGAGACGTTTGTGACACCAACCAGGACAC CGACGGAGACGGTCTCCAGGACAGCAGAGACAACTGTCCAGACATCCCTAACAGCTCCCAGCTGGACTCTGACAACGACGGCCTCGGAGACGACTGCGACCACGACGACGACAACGACGGCGTCCTCGACGACTACGACAACTGTCGACTCATCGTCAACCCCAACCAGAAAGACTCTGACG tgaACGGTGTTGGAGACGTCTGTGAGAACGACTTCGATAACGATGCGGTGATGGATTTGATTGACGTGTGTCCAGAGAGCGCTGAGGTCACTCTGACAGACTTCAGAGCCTATCAGACGGTCGTCCTGGACCCAGAGGGCGACGCCCAGATAGACCCCAACTGGGTGGTCCTTAACCAG GGTATGGAGATAGTCCAGACGATGAACAGCGATCCTGGTCTAGCTGTGG GCTACACGGCGTTTAACGGCGTCGACTTCGAGGGGACGTTTCACGTCAACACGGTGACTGACGACGACTACGCCGGCTTCATCTTCGGGTACCAGGACTCGTCCAGCTTCTACGTGGTGATGTGGAAGCAGACGGAGCAGACGTACTGGCAGTCCATCCCCTTCAGAGCCATGGCCCAGCCGGCCCTGCAGCTCAAG GCCGTGAAGTCTCGGACCGGACCGGGAGAGTTTCTGAGGAACGCTCTGTGGCACACCGGAGACACACCTGGAGAGGTGAAGCTGCTCTGGAAGGATCCGCGAAACGTCGGCTGGATGGACAAAACCTCGTACCGCTGGCAGCTCAGCCACCGGCCGCAGGTGGGCTACATCAG ggtgAAGCTGTTTGAGGGGACAGACATGGTGGCAGACTCTGGTGTTGTCATCGACACCACCATGAGAGGAGGCAGGCTCGGCGTCTTCTGTTTCTCCCAGGAAAACATCATCTGGTCCAACCTGCGCTACAGATGTAACG ACACGGTGCCTGAAGACTTCCAGGCTCATCGTAAACAAGTTCTGATGCATATCCAGgtctga
- the thbs3a gene encoding thrombospondin-3a isoform X3 yields MESLQYPGYTCGPCPPGTTGNGTHCHDIDECELQPCFSPEACVNTVGGFSCQPCPPGLWGAPLAGTGLDYAKTHRQDCGDIDECLDLPEACVSNSVCINTVGSYKCGGCKPGFLGNQTSGCFPRKSCAALTFNPCDTNAHCTMERNGEVACRCNVGWAGNGNTCGVDTDIDGYPDRSLPCMDNDKHCKQDNCVFTPNSGQEDADNDGIGDQCDEDADGDGIKNVEDNCRLVPNKDQQNSDSDSFGDACDNCPNVPNTDQKDTDSNGQGDACDQDIDGDGIPNVLDNCPKVPNPMQTDRDRDGVGDACDSCPELSNPMQTDIDNDLVGDVCDTNQDTDGDGLQDSRDNCPDIPNSSQLDSDNDGLGDDCDHDDDNDGVLDDYDNCRLIVNPNQKDSDVNGVGDVCENDFDNDAVMDLIDVCPESAEVTLTDFRAYQTVVLDPEGDAQIDPNWVVLNQGMEIVQTMNSDPGLAVGYTAFNGVDFEGTFHVNTVTDDDYAGFIFGYQDSSSFYVVMWKQTEQTYWQSIPFRAMAQPALQLKAVKSRTGPGEFLRNALWHTGDTPGEVKLLWKDPRNVGWMDKTSYRWQLSHRPQVGYIRVKLFEGTDMVADSGVVIDTTMRGGRLGVFCFSQENIIWSNLRYRCNDTVPEDFQAHRKQVLMHIQV; encoded by the exons ATGGAGAGTCTGCAGTATCCTGGATACACCTGTGGACCCTGTCCACCTGGAACCACCGGCAACGGGACGCACTGTCACGACATCGATGAG tgtgagctgCAGCCTTGTTTCTCTCCTGAAGCCTGTGTGAACACTGTGGGGGGGTTCAGCTGTCAGCCCTGTCCTCCTGGCCTGTGGGGGGCGCCGCTGGCTGGAACCGGACTGGACTACGCCAAGAcgcacagacag gaCTGTGGAGACATTGATGAGTGCTTGGACCTTCCAGAGGCCTGTGTGTCAAACTCTGTGTGCATTAACACTGTG GGTTCCTATAAGTGTGGAGGCTGTAAACCCGGTTTCCTCGGTAACCAGACATCAGGTTGCTTCCCCAGGAAGTCGTGCGCCGCGTTGACCTTTAACCCCTGTGACACCAACGCCCACTGCACCATGGAGAGGAACGGAGAGGTCGCCTGCAGG tgtaatGTGGGTTGGGCTGGGAACGGTAACACGTGCGGCGTGGACACAGACATCGACGGCTATCCTGACCGCTCTCTGCCCTGCATGGACAACGACAAGCACTGCAAACAG GACAACTGTGTGTTCACACCAAACTCTGGTCAGGAGGACGCCGACAACGACGGGATCGGGGATCAGTGTGACGAGGACGCAGACGGAGACGGCATCAAAAacgtggag GATAACTGTCGCTTGGTCCCAAACAAAGACCAGCAGAATTCAGACAGCGACTCATTCGGAGACGCCTGTGATAACTGTCCCAACGTCCCCAACACAGACCAAAAAGACACGGACAGCAACGGGCAGGGAGACGCCTGCGACCAGGACATCGACGGGGACG gtatTCCCAATGTTCTGGATAACTGTCCGAAGGTACCAAACCcgatgcagacagacagagacagagacggagtgGGAGACGCCTGTGACAGCTGTCCTGAACTCAGCAACCCCATGCag ACGGACATCGACAACGACCTGGTGGGAGACGTTTGTGACACCAACCAGGACAC CGACGGAGACGGTCTCCAGGACAGCAGAGACAACTGTCCAGACATCCCTAACAGCTCCCAGCTGGACTCTGACAACGACGGCCTCGGAGACGACTGCGACCACGACGACGACAACGACGGCGTCCTCGACGACTACGACAACTGTCGACTCATCGTCAACCCCAACCAGAAAGACTCTGACG tgaACGGTGTTGGAGACGTCTGTGAGAACGACTTCGATAACGATGCGGTGATGGATTTGATTGACGTGTGTCCAGAGAGCGCTGAGGTCACTCTGACAGACTTCAGAGCCTATCAGACGGTCGTCCTGGACCCAGAGGGCGACGCCCAGATAGACCCCAACTGGGTGGTCCTTAACCAG GGTATGGAGATAGTCCAGACGATGAACAGCGATCCTGGTCTAGCTGTGG GCTACACGGCGTTTAACGGCGTCGACTTCGAGGGGACGTTTCACGTCAACACGGTGACTGACGACGACTACGCCGGCTTCATCTTCGGGTACCAGGACTCGTCCAGCTTCTACGTGGTGATGTGGAAGCAGACGGAGCAGACGTACTGGCAGTCCATCCCCTTCAGAGCCATGGCCCAGCCGGCCCTGCAGCTCAAG GCCGTGAAGTCTCGGACCGGACCGGGAGAGTTTCTGAGGAACGCTCTGTGGCACACCGGAGACACACCTGGAGAGGTGAAGCTGCTCTGGAAGGATCCGCGAAACGTCGGCTGGATGGACAAAACCTCGTACCGCTGGCAGCTCAGCCACCGGCCGCAGGTGGGCTACATCAG ggtgAAGCTGTTTGAGGGGACAGACATGGTGGCAGACTCTGGTGTTGTCATCGACACCACCATGAGAGGAGGCAGGCTCGGCGTCTTCTGTTTCTCCCAGGAAAACATCATCTGGTCCAACCTGCGCTACAGATGTAACG ACACGGTGCCTGAAGACTTCCAGGCTCATCGTAAACAAGTTCTGATGCATATCCAGgtctga
- the hjv gene encoding hemojuvelin — MEPRAAAARHTALPWKHCIHLTLLLVQLSLPEVKASCRILRCNSDFVAATLDLGGGGGAAAGGGGPAGGVALSREAVNTGYCSALRSYAMCTKRMARACRGDLAYHSAVQGIEDLLIQHRCSRAGPTAQPRLPPQGTLSGDACLYERSFFSREGRTPDYLHCGVFGDPHVRTFNNDFQTCAVQGAWPLIDNEYLYVQATSSPTRRGAHATALTKITIIFKNWRQCVDQQLYQAELDNIPAAFADGSVTSGERRGHHSLTVRTQSPGRHAEIRAAHIGTLLVVRQSGRSLGLSVRSPRSIVEAFGPEQDLQLCVWGCPPSQRLTTPPSESLLSSTASAQAHCATLLPARDVYYQACVFDLIASGDLNSSTAAISALQDARNMISDTQRVHLLPVASAEQCRARADLLLLLGMLGTLTRA; from the exons ATGGAGCCTCGGGCCGCCGCTGCTCGACATACAGCgttaccatggaaacactgCATCCACCTGACTCTTCTGCTGGTCCAGCTGAGCTTACCTgaag tcaAAGCTTCCTGTCGTATCCTGAGGTGTAACTCTGACTTTGTGGCTGCGACGTTGGAcctgggtggaggaggaggagcagcagcaggaggaggaggaccggCAGGTGGAGTGGCTCTCAGCAGGGAGGCGGTGAACACCGGGTACTGCAGCGCCTTGCGCTCCTACGCCATGTGCACTAAGCGGATGGCGCGGGCGTGTCGCGGCGACCTGGCGTATCACTCTGCGGTCCAGGGCATCGAGGACCTGCTGATCCAGCACCGCTGCTCCCGGGCGGGGCCCACCGCCCAGCCCCGGCTGCCGCCGCAGGGCACACTGTCAGGAGACGCCTGCCTCTACGAGAGGAGCTTCTTCAGCAGGGAAGGCCGCACGCCGGACTACCTGCACTGTGGCGTGTTTGGAGACCCGCACGTTCGAACCTTCAACAACGACTTCCAGACGTGCGCCGTGCAGGGGGCGTGGCCTCTCATAGACAACGAGTACCTGTACGTACAGGCCACCAGCTCGCCAACGAGGAGGGGCGCGCACGCCACAGCGCTCACCAAG ATCACCATCATCTTTAAGAACTGGCGTCAGTGTGTCGACCAGCAGCTGTACCAGGCCGAGCTCGATAACATCCCCGCCGCCTTCGCCGACGGCTCGGTGACGAGCGGTGAGCGGCGAGGTCATCACAGCCTGACGGTCCGGACTCAGAGTCCCGGCCGACACGCGGAGATCCGCGCGGCTCACATTGGGACGCTGCTGGTGGTGCGTCAGAGCGGCCGCTCGCTCGGCCTGTCTGTTCGCTCGCCGCGCAGCATCGTGGAGGCCTTCGGCCCCGAGCAGGACCTGCAGCTGTGCGTGTGGGGCTGCCCCCCCTCTCAGAGACTCACCACGCCACCGTCAGAGTCCTTGCTGTCCTCCACCGCCAGCGCTCAGGCTCACTGCGCCACGCTGCTTCCTGCCCGAGACGTGTACTACCAGGCTTGCGTGTTTGACCTGATCGCCAGTGGAGACCTGAACTCCAGCACGGCCGCCATCAGCGCACTGCAGGACGCCCGAAACATGATCTCTGACACGCAGAGAGTTCACCTGCTGCCCGTTGCCTCTGCCGAGCAGTGCCGAGCACGAGCGGACCTGCTACTACTGCTCGGCATGCTGGGAACTCTAACCAGAGCCTGA